One genomic region from Blastococcus sp. Marseille-P5729 encodes:
- a CDS encoding LLM class F420-dependent oxidoreductase, with the protein MKLGVNLGYWGAGTDQSNIDIAVEADRLGFDVVWAAEAYGNDVVSTLAFVAARTERIDIGSAVMQIPGRTPAMTAMTAAGLDALSGGRFRCGLGVSGPQVSEGWHGVRYDKPLGRTREYIEIVRMALQRKRLRYDGTHFQLPLPDGPGKALMLVTPPLRADVPIYLAAVGPKNLELTGEIADGWLGVFTAYDDLQPVLDRIAAGAEKAGRSLSDIDVGVSAGVAIGDDIEQMADRIRPHQALYIGGMGSREQNFYNNNAVRLGYGDAAQKIQDLYLGRHYEEAAAAVPLELVDRTSLLGPVERVADRLQALRENGATTVNVSPSGADLAEKTDQLRLLAQAAERAGIA; encoded by the coding sequence ATGAAGCTCGGGGTGAATCTCGGTTACTGGGGTGCGGGCACCGACCAGTCCAACATCGACATCGCCGTGGAGGCAGACCGACTTGGCTTCGACGTCGTCTGGGCCGCGGAGGCGTACGGCAACGACGTCGTCTCGACCCTCGCGTTCGTCGCGGCTCGCACCGAACGGATCGACATCGGGTCGGCGGTGATGCAGATACCAGGACGCACTCCCGCGATGACCGCGATGACTGCCGCCGGGCTCGACGCCCTCTCGGGTGGCCGGTTCCGGTGCGGGCTCGGCGTCTCGGGCCCCCAGGTCTCGGAAGGCTGGCACGGTGTCCGCTACGACAAGCCGCTGGGCCGCACCCGTGAGTACATCGAGATCGTGCGGATGGCGCTGCAGCGCAAACGACTGCGCTACGACGGCACGCACTTCCAGCTGCCGCTGCCCGACGGGCCTGGCAAGGCGCTGATGCTGGTTACGCCGCCGCTGCGCGCCGACGTCCCGATCTACCTGGCCGCGGTGGGTCCGAAGAACCTCGAGCTCACCGGTGAGATCGCCGATGGGTGGCTGGGCGTGTTCACGGCGTACGACGACCTGCAGCCCGTTCTGGACCGGATCGCGGCGGGCGCCGAGAAGGCCGGCCGGTCGCTCAGCGACATCGACGTCGGCGTGAGCGCCGGTGTCGCGATCGGCGACGACATCGAGCAGATGGCTGACCGGATCCGACCGCACCAGGCGCTGTACATCGGCGGCATGGGCAGCCGGGAACAGAACTTCTACAACAACAACGCCGTCCGGCTGGGCTACGGCGACGCTGCGCAGAAGATCCAGGATCTCTACCTCGGGCGGCACTACGAGGAGGCCGCGGCTGCCGTCCCGCTCGAGCTGGTGGACCGCACCTCGCTGCTCGGACCGGTCGAGCGCGTCGCTGACCGGCTGCAGGCGCTGCGCGAGAACGGCGCCACCACCGTCAACGTCTCACCCTCCGGCGCCGACCTGGCCGAGAAGACCGACCAGCTGCGCCTGCTCGCCCAGGCCGCCGAGAGAGCTGGTATCGCGTGA
- a CDS encoding MSMEG_4193 family putative phosphomutase yields MTTLMLLRHGRSSANDKGVLAGRRPGVHLDQTGRQQAQAAADRLRDVRFDRLVSSPLERCLETIEPVMAGRRRKLQIDEGLIEADYGSWSGKKLTALSKEPLWAQVQNHPSAVTFPGRGGEAMVDMAARAVSAVRRHNAKVGPDGVWLACSHGDVIKAIVADALGLHLDQFQRIVIDPASITVIRYTKDRPFVVVANSSSGPLSQYVVTAADSDAAVGGGAGHTAAAGQRRPR; encoded by the coding sequence GTGACGACCCTCATGCTGCTGCGCCACGGCCGATCCAGCGCTAACGACAAGGGCGTGCTGGCCGGACGCCGTCCCGGTGTCCACCTGGACCAGACCGGGCGGCAGCAGGCGCAGGCCGCCGCTGACCGGCTGCGCGACGTTCGCTTCGACCGGCTGGTCTCCAGCCCGCTCGAGCGCTGCCTGGAGACCATCGAACCGGTCATGGCCGGACGCCGCCGGAAGCTGCAGATCGACGAGGGGCTCATCGAGGCCGACTACGGCAGCTGGTCGGGCAAGAAGCTCACTGCGCTGTCGAAGGAGCCGTTGTGGGCCCAGGTGCAGAACCACCCGTCGGCGGTGACCTTCCCGGGGCGCGGCGGGGAGGCGATGGTCGACATGGCGGCGCGTGCCGTGAGCGCCGTCCGCCGGCACAACGCCAAGGTCGGGCCGGACGGCGTCTGGCTGGCCTGCAGCCACGGCGACGTCATCAAGGCCATCGTGGCCGACGCGCTCGGGCTGCACCTGGACCAGTTCCAACGGATCGTCATCGATCCGGCATCGATCACGGTGATCCGCTACACCAAGGACCGGCCGTTCGTCGTGGTCGCGAACTCCTCGAGCGGCCCGCTGTCGCAGTACGTCGTCACGGCCGCTGACAGCGACGCTGCAGTGGGCGGCGGGGCCGGACACACCGCCGCTGCAGGCCAACGTCGTCCGCGATAG
- a CDS encoding DUF3090 family protein, whose translation MPRKVHDFSHPRRFVAGTVGQPGERTFYLQASDESRTVSVALEKEHVQVLADRLDDIIDEVVRRGTVAPIESPSEDLEPLEMPIDEEFRVSALGLAWDEDQKAVVIEAVSGEDGALDENQIFSDDDNAPDVLRVTLDAAAARAFAVRANAVVHAGRTPCPLCGIPLDPSGHICPRQNGYHRATLT comes from the coding sequence ATGCCACGCAAGGTTCACGACTTCAGCCACCCGCGCCGCTTCGTCGCCGGCACCGTCGGCCAGCCGGGCGAGCGCACCTTCTACCTGCAGGCGAGCGACGAGTCCCGCACCGTGTCGGTGGCCCTGGAGAAGGAGCATGTGCAGGTGCTGGCCGACCGGCTCGACGACATCATCGACGAGGTCGTACGGCGGGGCACGGTCGCGCCGATCGAGTCCCCGTCGGAGGATCTCGAGCCGCTGGAGATGCCCATCGACGAGGAGTTCCGCGTCAGCGCCCTGGGCCTGGCCTGGGACGAGGACCAGAAGGCCGTCGTCATCGAGGCCGTGTCGGGTGAGGACGGCGCGCTCGACGAGAACCAGATCTTCTCCGACGACGACAACGCCCCCGATGTGCTGAGGGTGACCCTCGACGCCGCTGCGGCGCGCGCGTTCGCGGTGCGCGCCAACGCCGTCGTCCACGCCGGCCGCACGCCCTGCCCGCTGTGCGGAATCCCGCTCGATCCCAGCGGGCACATCTGCCCGCGCCAGAACGGCTACCACCGCGCCACGCTGACGTGA